A stretch of the Gossypium hirsutum isolate 1008001.06 chromosome D07, Gossypium_hirsutum_v2.1, whole genome shotgun sequence genome encodes the following:
- the LOC107956648 gene encoding putative phytosulfokines 6 — protein sequence MKQSFLFTALLLFFLILISSSYLSARFLENKQGKEEVELSQVTDREEFELMNQLMGVEDCDVGDDGCLRRRLISEAHLDYIYTQHRKP from the exons ATGAAGCAAAGCTTTCTTTTTACtgctcttcttctcttctttctaaTCCTAATTTCCTCTTCCTATTTATCCGCTCGTTTCTTGGAAAACAAACAAG GAAAAGAAGAGGTAGAACTTAGTCAAGTTACAGATAGGGAGGAGTTTGAACTAATGAAT CAACTAATGGGAGTGGAAGATTGTGATGTAGGAGATGATGGGTGCTTGAGGAGAAGATTAATCTCAGAGGCTCATTTGGACTACATTTACACCCAGCATCGTAAGCCTTGA